A genome region from Flammeovirga agarivorans includes the following:
- the fucK gene encoding L-fuculokinase — MTKDLAVVLDCGATNIRAIIIDKTGKVIAKYAVNNNSRPDPINEEYTIWDLDEIIDKLSYCSQKVIELVDHKRIASIGISTFGVDGAFVNERGDLISPVISWKCARTIPVLNNIDNYFSKQDLLMKTGVGSFSFNTINKLIWYKENQEETINTAKYWLFISSLIGHQLTGEFYTDHTMAGTSQLCNLVSQDFDDEILNKIGLSRDLFPKMKYAGEQVGLLHAKGAQLLGLPENIPVKSIGHDTQFALFGAGVDLKNAVLSSGTWEILMVQAKEVYLKPELEQYGITVEFDPAKGFYNIGLQWMASANIEWVKNTFYSDLPEDKVYQVMIEDAMNSKLTEDIYSPKLQPDQDINISAQLTSSRGDIFKSCMQSISNQLKKAVSILEEVSNFKVDQITVVGGGAKNAYWNQLKANKTGLRIQTIQEKETTVLGASFFLFEESPEVIRENYKYDFSSFTPEELEVNA, encoded by the coding sequence ATGACAAAGGATTTAGCAGTTGTTCTTGATTGTGGAGCAACAAATATCAGAGCAATTATTATCGATAAAACAGGTAAAGTAATTGCAAAATATGCGGTCAACAACAACTCCAGACCAGATCCCATCAATGAGGAATATACAATTTGGGATCTTGATGAAATTATAGATAAACTAAGTTACTGTTCACAGAAAGTTATAGAATTAGTTGATCATAAAAGAATTGCTAGTATTGGTATTAGTACTTTTGGTGTAGATGGTGCATTTGTCAATGAAAGAGGAGACCTTATAAGTCCAGTAATTTCATGGAAATGCGCTCGTACCATCCCTGTCTTAAACAATATTGATAACTATTTCAGTAAACAAGATCTTTTGATGAAAACTGGAGTGGGTTCATTCAGTTTCAATACAATCAATAAGTTAATCTGGTATAAAGAGAACCAAGAAGAAACGATAAATACAGCAAAATATTGGTTGTTCATTTCTTCGTTAATTGGACATCAGCTTACTGGCGAATTTTACACAGACCATACAATGGCAGGAACATCACAGCTTTGTAATCTAGTTTCACAAGATTTTGATGATGAGATACTGAATAAAATTGGCTTAAGTAGAGACCTTTTTCCTAAAATGAAATATGCAGGTGAACAGGTAGGGCTATTACATGCTAAAGGTGCTCAATTATTGGGCCTTCCAGAAAACATTCCTGTAAAAAGTATAGGGCATGATACTCAATTTGCTCTATTTGGAGCAGGTGTTGATTTAAAAAATGCGGTATTAAGTTCTGGAACTTGGGAAATTCTAATGGTTCAAGCAAAAGAAGTTTACCTTAAGCCTGAGTTAGAACAATATGGTATTACTGTTGAGTTTGACCCAGCCAAAGGTTTTTATAATATAGGCTTACAATGGATGGCTTCAGCGAATATAGAATGGGTTAAAAATACATTCTACAGCGACCTTCCTGAAGATAAAGTATATCAAGTGATGATTGAGGATGCTATGAATTCCAAGCTCACTGAAGATATCTATTCTCCTAAATTACAACCTGATCAGGATATCAATATCTCTGCACAACTAACCTCAAGCAGAGGTGATATTTTTAAATCCTGTATGCAATCGATCAGCAACCAACTAAAGAAGGCTGTAAGTATTTTGGAAGAAGTAAGTAACTTCAAAGTGGACCAAATTACTGTAGTGGGCGGCGGAGCTAAAAATGCGTACTGGAATCAATTAAAAGCCAATAAAACAGGCTTGAGAATCCAAACCATACAAGAGAAAGAAACTACCGTTTTAGGAGCATCATTCTTTCTATTTGAGGAATCTCCTGAAGTAATTAGAGAAAATTACAAATATGATTTTTCTAGTTTTACTCCAGAAGAGTTAGAAGTCAATGCTTAA